Proteins from a single region of Streptomyces spinoverrucosus:
- a CDS encoding lysophospholipid acyltransferase family protein yields MSVWLPSAPCTPRACVEPAGRGVAAMLGALRLAAVLVLLLGGIVLLPLGRRIPAPWVRRWARTIAWAAGVRVRISGSAAPTGGLLLVANHISWLDIPLLASVRPARMIAKTEIRQWPVAGPLAASAGVVFIERDRLRALPATVAHIAELLRSGAAVGVFPEGSTWCGRAQGTFRRAVFQAALDAGVPVQPVRIHYRLADGHSSTAPAFVGEDSLLASLWRVTTARGLIAEVDVRDPILPGALPDRRSLARAAQPSATAEPGWTHAVPAS; encoded by the coding sequence ATGAGCGTCTGGCTGCCCAGCGCGCCCTGCACCCCCAGGGCGTGCGTGGAGCCCGCGGGGCGCGGTGTGGCGGCAATGTTGGGCGCGCTGCGGCTCGCCGCGGTGCTGGTGCTGCTGCTCGGCGGGATCGTGCTGCTGCCGCTCGGCCGGCGCATTCCCGCCCCTTGGGTGCGCCGGTGGGCGCGGACGATCGCGTGGGCCGCGGGGGTCCGGGTCCGTATCAGCGGCTCCGCGGCACCCACCGGTGGCCTGCTGCTGGTCGCCAACCACATCTCCTGGCTGGACATCCCGCTGCTCGCGTCGGTCCGCCCGGCCCGGATGATCGCCAAGACCGAGATACGGCAGTGGCCGGTCGCCGGTCCGCTGGCCGCGAGCGCCGGCGTCGTGTTCATCGAACGCGACCGCCTGCGCGCCCTTCCGGCCACCGTCGCGCACATCGCCGAACTGCTGCGGTCCGGGGCCGCGGTCGGCGTCTTCCCCGAGGGCAGCACCTGGTGCGGCCGCGCCCAGGGCACCTTCCGCCGGGCCGTGTTCCAGGCCGCGCTGGACGCCGGAGTCCCCGTCCAGCCGGTCCGCATCCACTACCGCCTGGCCGACGGCCACTCCAGCACGGCCCCGGCCTTCGTCGGCGAGGACTCGCTGCTCGCCTCCCTGTGGCGGGTGACGACGGCTCGCGGCCTGATCGCCGAGGTGGACGTCCGGGACCCGATCCTGCCGGGCGCCCTCCCCGACCGCCGGTCCCTGGCCCGCGCCGCCCAGCCCTCCGCGACGGCGGAGCCGGGCTGGACACACGCGGTGCCGGCGTCCTAG
- a CDS encoding GNAT family N-acyltransferase: MTGVSTLDRPPQPAAPTRYTVTLARDEDDVRAAQKLRHDVFAGEMGAMLSSPQPGLDIDSFDAYCDHLLVRDTLTGEVVGTYRLLPPERAAVAGRLYSEGEFDLSSLDPIRPGLVEVGRSCVHPDHRDGTVIGLIWAGIARYMVDRGHEWLAGCCSIPLADGGAVAAATWDRVQAKNLAPEEYRVRPLLEWSADGVARPAGRTELPPLLRGYVRLGAWVCGEPAHDADFGVADLYVLLSMRRVNPRYLKHFLSLVPA; encoded by the coding sequence ATGACCGGCGTTTCCACCCTCGACCGTCCCCCGCAGCCAGCGGCACCCACCCGCTACACCGTCACCCTCGCCCGCGACGAGGACGACGTGCGAGCGGCGCAGAAGCTGCGGCACGACGTCTTCGCTGGCGAGATGGGCGCGATGCTGTCCTCCCCCCAGCCGGGGCTGGACATCGACTCCTTCGACGCGTACTGCGACCACCTGCTGGTCCGTGACACGCTCACCGGCGAGGTCGTCGGAACCTACCGCCTGCTGCCGCCCGAGCGCGCCGCCGTGGCCGGCCGGCTGTACTCCGAGGGCGAGTTCGACCTGAGCAGCCTCGACCCGATCCGCCCCGGCCTCGTCGAGGTCGGCCGCTCCTGCGTGCACCCGGACCACCGCGACGGCACCGTCATCGGCCTGATCTGGGCGGGGATAGCGCGATACATGGTCGACCGGGGCCACGAGTGGCTGGCCGGCTGCTGCTCCATCCCGCTGGCCGACGGCGGCGCCGTCGCCGCCGCCACCTGGGACCGGGTCCAGGCCAAGAACCTCGCCCCCGAGGAGTACCGCGTACGGCCGCTGCTGGAGTGGTCCGCGGACGGCGTCGCCCGCCCCGCCGGACGTACCGAACTCCCGCCGCTGCTGCGCGGTTACGTCCGCCTCGGCGCCTGGGTGTGCGGCGAGCCCGCCCACGACGCCGACTTCGGCGTCGCCGACCTGTACGTGCTGCTGTCGATGCGCCGGGTCAACCCGCGCTATCTGAAGCACTTCCTCTCTCTTGTCCCGGCCTGA
- a CDS encoding succinate dehydrogenase/fumarate reductase iron-sulfur subunit produces MKLTLRVWRQQNADADGTMSTYEVDGISPDMSFLEMLDTLNEELILKGEDPVAFDHDCREGICGACSLVINGDAHGPERTTTCQLHMRSFNDGDTIDVEPWRAAAFPVIKDLVVDRSAFDRIIQAGGYITAPTGAAPEAHATPVPKPDADFAFEHAECIGCGACVAACPNGSAMLFTSAKVNHLNVLPQGAPERESRVLDMVAQMDEEGFGGCTLTGECATACPKGIPLMSITGMNKEWLRATRKAAKK; encoded by the coding sequence ATGAAGCTCACCCTGCGCGTCTGGCGGCAGCAGAACGCCGACGCCGACGGCACCATGTCCACGTACGAGGTGGACGGCATCTCACCCGACATGTCCTTCCTGGAGATGCTCGACACCCTCAACGAGGAGCTCATCCTCAAGGGTGAGGACCCGGTCGCCTTCGACCACGACTGCCGCGAGGGCATCTGCGGCGCCTGCTCGCTCGTCATCAACGGCGACGCGCACGGCCCGGAGCGCACCACCACCTGCCAGCTGCACATGCGGTCCTTCAACGACGGCGACACGATCGACGTCGAGCCGTGGCGGGCCGCCGCCTTCCCGGTGATCAAGGACCTGGTCGTGGACCGGTCGGCGTTCGACCGGATCATCCAGGCCGGCGGCTACATCACCGCCCCGACCGGCGCCGCGCCCGAGGCGCACGCCACGCCGGTGCCGAAACCGGACGCCGACTTCGCCTTCGAGCACGCCGAATGCATCGGCTGCGGCGCGTGCGTGGCCGCCTGCCCGAACGGCTCGGCGATGCTCTTCACCTCCGCCAAGGTCAACCACCTGAACGTGCTCCCGCAGGGCGCACCGGAGCGTGAGAGCCGCGTCCTCGACATGGTGGCGCAGATGGACGAGGAGGGCTTCGGCGGCTGCACCCTCACCGGGGAGTGCGCCACCGCCTGCCCCAAGGGCATCCCGCTGATGTCCATCACCGGCATGAACAAGGAGTGGCTGCGCGCCACCCGCAAGGCGGCCAAGAAGTAA
- a CDS encoding fumarate reductase/succinate dehydrogenase flavoprotein subunit, whose translation MTYTEYATGEPVVDTKAPTGPINERWDKRRFEAKLVNPANRRKHTVIVVGTGLAGGSAGATLAEQGYHVVQFCYQDSPRRAHSIAAQGGINAAKNYRNDGDSIHRLFYDTVKGGDFRARESNVHRLAQISVEIIDQCVAQGVPFAREYGGLLDTRSFGGVQVSRTFYARGQTGQQLLLGAYQALSRQIAAGNVEMHPRTEMLDLIVVDGRARGIVARDLITGKIDTYFADAVVLASGGYGNVFYLSTNAMNSNATAVWRAHRRGAYFANPCFTQIHPTCIPRTGDHQSKLTLMSESLRNDGRIWVPKAKGDQRPAHQIPEDERDYYLERIYPSFGNLVPRDIASRAAKNVCDEGRGVGPGGQGVYLDFADAIKRMGREAVEAKYGNLFDMYQRITDEDPYEVPMRIYPAVHYTMGGLWVDYDLQTTIPGLFAIGEANFSDHGANRLGASALMQGLADGYFVLPATINDYLARNPHQDTVTDEHPVVQEVLAETQDRINLLLAVDGDRTPDSFHREVGELMWEFCGMARTDSGLRKALERIPQIREEFWRRIKVPGTGEEFNQSLEKANRIVDYLELAELMCLDALHRSESCGGHFREESQTPDGEAARRDDEFSYAAAWEFTDTGEAPVLHKEDLVFEYVHPTQRSYA comes from the coding sequence ATGACCTACACCGAGTACGCGACCGGCGAGCCGGTCGTCGACACCAAGGCCCCCACCGGGCCGATCAACGAGCGCTGGGACAAGCGCCGCTTCGAGGCCAAGCTGGTCAACCCCGCCAACCGGCGCAAGCACACCGTCATCGTGGTCGGCACCGGCCTCGCGGGCGGCTCCGCGGGCGCCACGCTCGCCGAACAGGGCTACCACGTCGTCCAGTTCTGCTACCAGGACTCCCCGCGCCGCGCCCACTCCATCGCCGCGCAAGGAGGCATCAACGCGGCGAAGAACTACCGCAACGACGGCGACTCCATCCACCGCCTGTTCTACGACACCGTCAAGGGCGGCGACTTCCGCGCCCGTGAGTCCAACGTGCACCGGCTCGCGCAGATCTCCGTCGAGATCATCGACCAGTGCGTGGCGCAGGGCGTCCCCTTCGCGCGCGAGTACGGTGGTCTGCTCGACACCCGCTCCTTCGGCGGCGTCCAGGTGTCGCGAACGTTCTACGCCCGTGGCCAGACGGGTCAGCAGCTCCTGCTCGGCGCCTACCAGGCCCTCAGCCGGCAGATCGCCGCGGGCAACGTCGAGATGCACCCCCGTACCGAGATGCTCGACCTGATCGTCGTCGACGGGCGGGCGCGCGGGATCGTGGCCCGGGATCTGATCACAGGCAAGATCGACACCTACTTCGCGGACGCGGTCGTACTCGCCAGCGGCGGTTACGGAAACGTCTTCTACCTGTCGACCAACGCGATGAACTCCAACGCCACCGCCGTCTGGCGGGCGCACCGGCGTGGCGCGTACTTCGCCAACCCCTGTTTCACCCAGATCCACCCCACCTGCATCCCGCGTACCGGCGACCACCAGTCGAAGCTCACGCTGATGAGTGAGTCGCTGCGCAACGACGGCCGGATCTGGGTGCCCAAGGCCAAGGGCGACCAGCGGCCCGCGCACCAGATCCCCGAGGACGAGCGCGACTACTACCTGGAACGGATCTACCCGTCCTTCGGCAACCTCGTCCCCCGCGACATCGCCTCCCGCGCCGCGAAGAACGTCTGCGACGAGGGCAGGGGAGTGGGCCCCGGCGGACAGGGCGTCTACCTCGACTTCGCGGACGCCATCAAGCGGATGGGCCGCGAGGCGGTCGAGGCGAAGTACGGCAACCTCTTCGACATGTACCAGCGGATCACCGACGAGGATCCGTACGAGGTGCCGATGCGGATCTACCCCGCCGTGCACTACACGATGGGCGGTCTGTGGGTCGACTACGACCTCCAGACGACCATCCCCGGCCTGTTCGCGATCGGTGAGGCCAACTTCTCCGACCACGGCGCCAACCGCCTCGGCGCCTCCGCGCTGATGCAGGGCCTGGCCGACGGCTACTTCGTGCTCCCGGCGACCATCAACGACTACCTGGCGCGCAACCCGCACCAGGACACGGTCACCGACGAACACCCGGTGGTGCAGGAGGTGCTGGCCGAGACCCAGGACCGGATCAACCTGCTGCTCGCCGTCGACGGCGACCGCACGCCCGACTCCTTCCACCGCGAGGTCGGCGAACTGATGTGGGAGTTCTGCGGCATGGCCCGCACCGACTCCGGGCTGCGCAAGGCCCTGGAGCGGATCCCGCAGATCCGTGAGGAGTTCTGGCGGCGGATCAAGGTGCCGGGCACCGGCGAGGAGTTCAACCAGTCGCTGGAGAAGGCCAACCGGATCGTCGACTACCTGGAGCTCGCCGAGCTGATGTGCCTCGACGCGCTGCACCGCTCCGAGTCCTGCGGCGGCCACTTCCGCGAGGAGTCGCAGACCCCGGACGGCGAGGCAGCCCGCAGGGACGACGAGTTCTCGTACGCGGCCGCCTGGGAGTTCACCGACACCGGCGAGGCCCCCGTCCTGCACAAGGAAGACCTGGTCTTCGAGTACGTCCACCCCACCCAGCGGAGCTACGCATGA
- a CDS encoding succinate dehydrogenase, producing the protein MARTMWDSSVGKKTVMAVSGLIMLLYLVAHMIGNLKIFFGAGEFNHYAHWLRTVGEPFMHYEWTLWLIRVVLVVAVVAHAVSAYQLSRRDIKARPSKYVHKKPRASYATRTMRWGGIILALFIVWHILDLTTGTVHTGGFETGKPYQNVVDTFSTWYGNVIYIVAMLAVGLHIRHGFWSAAQTLGVGSRTRDRALKTTANVLALLLTAGFIAVPVGVMTGVVS; encoded by the coding sequence ATGGCGCGCACGATGTGGGACAGCTCCGTCGGCAAGAAGACCGTGATGGCGGTCAGCGGTCTGATCATGCTGCTGTACCTGGTCGCCCACATGATCGGCAACCTGAAGATCTTCTTCGGCGCCGGCGAGTTCAACCACTACGCGCACTGGCTGCGCACCGTCGGCGAGCCGTTCATGCACTACGAGTGGACGCTGTGGCTGATCCGCGTCGTCCTCGTCGTCGCGGTCGTCGCCCACGCCGTCTCCGCGTACCAGCTGAGTCGCCGCGACATCAAGGCGCGCCCCAGCAAGTACGTGCACAAGAAGCCGCGCGCCTCCTATGCGACGCGCACGATGCGCTGGGGCGGGATCATCCTCGCCCTGTTCATCGTCTGGCACATCCTCGACCTGACCACCGGCACCGTGCACACGGGCGGCTTCGAGACCGGCAAGCCCTACCAGAACGTCGTGGACACCTTCTCCACCTGGTACGGCAACGTCATCTACATCGTCGCGATGCTCGCCGTCGGCCTGCACATCCGGCACGGCTTCTGGAGCGCCGCCCAGACCCTCGGCGTCGGCAGCCGCACCCGCGACCGCGCCCTGAAGACCACGGCCAATGTCCTCGCGTTGCTGCTCACGGCCGGCTTCATCGCCGTCCCCGTGGGCGTCATGACCGGAGTGGTGAGCTGA
- a CDS encoding LysR family transcriptional regulator: protein MQFQQLQYFVAVAETRHFTRAADLVHVAQPSLSQQIKALERELGADLFLRARGNITLTDAGEALLPLARRILADADTARHEVQELVQLRRGRVRLGATPSLCTGLLPDVLRAFHDRYPGIQLLIEEGGSHDLVRHLARGALDLALVVLPLPTPSPALTTVELLREDLVVVSSPEAARPGEGRRTVRIADLEGERLVMFRHGYDLRELTVAACRSAGFEPDFAVEGGEMDAVLGFVRAGLGVAVVPRMVAARSGRGLRVTPLARPGLDRTIALAHRSDVAPPRAARELQRMLLER, encoded by the coding sequence ATGCAGTTCCAGCAGCTCCAGTACTTCGTGGCGGTGGCCGAGACCCGGCACTTCACCCGGGCCGCCGATCTGGTCCATGTCGCCCAGCCGTCGCTGTCGCAGCAGATCAAGGCGCTGGAGCGGGAGCTGGGGGCGGATCTCTTCCTGCGGGCGCGCGGCAACATCACGCTGACGGACGCGGGCGAGGCGCTGCTGCCGCTGGCCCGGCGGATCCTGGCCGACGCGGACACCGCGCGGCACGAGGTGCAGGAGCTGGTGCAGCTACGGCGGGGTCGGGTGCGGCTGGGGGCCACGCCGAGTCTGTGCACGGGTCTGCTGCCGGATGTGCTGCGGGCCTTCCACGACCGCTATCCGGGGATCCAGCTGCTGATCGAGGAGGGCGGCTCGCACGATCTCGTACGGCATCTCGCGCGCGGTGCGCTCGATCTCGCGCTCGTCGTGCTGCCGCTGCCGACGCCGTCGCCGGCGCTGACGACGGTGGAGTTGCTGCGGGAGGACCTGGTGGTGGTGTCGTCGCCGGAGGCGGCGCGGCCGGGTGAGGGGCGGCGGACCGTGCGGATCGCGGATCTGGAGGGGGAGCGGCTGGTGATGTTCCGGCACGGGTACGACCTGCGGGAGCTGACGGTCGCGGCGTGTCGCTCCGCTGGGTTCGAGCCGGATTTCGCGGTGGAGGGTGGGGAGATGGACGCGGTGTTGGGGTTTGTGCGGGCGGGGTTGGGGGTTGCCGTGGTGCCGCGCATGGTTGCCGCGCGGTCCGGGCGGGGGTTGCGGGTTACGCCGCTGGCCCGGCCCGGACTGGATCGCACGATCGCGCTGGCGCACCGGAGTGATGTTGCTCCGCCTCGGGCCGCTCGGGAGTTGCAGCGGATGCTTCTTGAGCGGTGA
- a CDS encoding putative bifunctional diguanylate cyclase/phosphodiesterase produces the protein MIAEPDGPEDRLRRFATIWSRAVYPATSTSLTRPEFEEQLLPLARRLSAALRARTFDSAEGRAVGAALVDTHCTDPEALSRALDCVDAYLVLYCGDDGPQEDLRARSARLQHAMAAGFAQALRERTLAEQESIAQAALRAQGVVAQALHASEARFRAVFEGAAIGIGIADLDGNVLEVNGALTRMFGGSEQNVRGRNVQEWTHADDAPQVWRLYEELVRGEREHYHVEKAFYRPDGTVLWTNLTVSLLRDPDGNPQYQLALMEDTTERRLLNLRLRYEATHDALTGLPNRTLFFERLEKVLSAGEGQRFGLCYLDLDGFKTINDSLGHAAGDRLLVEVADRLQACATAPGEMVARLGGDEFVALTTGPDTPREVDELAARIMNALVAPISVDGRELTVRGSIGVVEGAAGERSAAEVLRSADITMYRAKSAGGNRFEVADAEADARAITRHGLTTALPTALDRGEFFIEYQPLVHLGDGSVRGAEALVRWLHPQHGVLGPDRFIPLAEHTGLIVPLGRWVLEQSVRQARDWRERYAATTTAPLRINVNLSPCQLSHPGLVQDTVDILEAEGVAPDALCLEVTESALIGADDDLLKPLRRLAEMGVDIALDDFGTGYSNLANLRRLPVSILKLDRSFTQSMQQFPADPVDLKIVEGIVSLAHSLDLAVTVEGVETGAQAEQLRILGCDTAQGWYYARPGPPERLHELALADATP, from the coding sequence GTGATCGCGGAGCCGGACGGGCCGGAGGACAGACTGCGGCGGTTCGCGACGATCTGGAGCCGGGCGGTCTATCCGGCCACTTCCACGTCGCTGACCAGACCGGAGTTCGAGGAACAACTGCTGCCGCTGGCCCGGAGGCTGAGCGCGGCGCTGCGCGCCCGGACCTTCGACTCGGCCGAGGGCCGCGCGGTCGGCGCCGCCCTGGTCGACACGCACTGCACTGATCCGGAGGCGCTCAGCCGGGCCCTGGACTGCGTCGACGCCTACCTGGTGCTCTACTGCGGCGACGACGGCCCCCAGGAGGACCTGCGGGCCCGGTCGGCACGGCTGCAGCACGCCATGGCCGCCGGGTTCGCCCAGGCGCTGCGCGAGCGCACCCTGGCCGAGCAGGAGTCCATCGCGCAGGCCGCGCTGCGCGCCCAGGGCGTGGTGGCGCAGGCGCTGCACGCCAGCGAAGCCCGCTTCCGCGCGGTGTTCGAAGGCGCGGCCATAGGCATCGGCATCGCCGACCTCGACGGCAACGTCCTGGAGGTCAACGGCGCGCTGACGCGTATGTTCGGCGGCTCCGAACAGAACGTGCGCGGCCGCAACGTCCAGGAGTGGACCCACGCCGACGACGCCCCCCAGGTCTGGCGGCTCTACGAGGAGCTGGTGCGCGGCGAACGCGAGCACTACCACGTGGAGAAGGCCTTCTACCGGCCCGACGGAACGGTCCTGTGGACCAACCTCACCGTCTCCCTGCTGCGCGACCCCGACGGCAACCCGCAGTACCAGCTGGCGCTGATGGAGGACACCACCGAGCGGCGGCTGCTCAACCTCCGGCTGCGCTACGAGGCCACCCACGACGCCCTCACCGGACTGCCCAACCGCACCCTCTTCTTCGAACGCCTGGAGAAGGTCCTGAGCGCGGGCGAGGGCCAGCGGTTCGGCCTGTGCTATCTCGACCTCGACGGCTTTAAGACCATCAACGACAGCCTCGGCCACGCGGCCGGCGACCGGCTGCTCGTCGAGGTCGCCGACCGGCTCCAGGCCTGCGCCACCGCGCCCGGCGAGATGGTCGCCCGCCTCGGCGGCGACGAGTTCGTCGCCCTGACGACCGGTCCCGACACCCCGCGCGAGGTCGACGAACTCGCCGCCCGGATCATGAACGCCCTCGTCGCCCCGATCAGCGTCGACGGCCGGGAGCTGACCGTGCGCGGCAGCATCGGCGTCGTCGAGGGCGCGGCGGGGGAGCGCAGCGCGGCCGAGGTACTGCGCAGCGCCGACATCACCATGTACCGGGCCAAGTCGGCCGGCGGTAACCGCTTCGAGGTGGCCGACGCCGAGGCCGACGCCCGCGCCATCACCCGGCACGGGCTCACCACGGCGCTGCCGACCGCTCTGGACCGGGGCGAGTTCTTCATCGAGTACCAGCCCCTGGTCCACCTCGGCGACGGCAGCGTGCGCGGCGCCGAGGCCCTGGTCCGCTGGCTCCACCCCCAGCACGGTGTCCTCGGCCCCGACCGCTTCATCCCGCTCGCCGAACACACCGGGCTGATCGTGCCGCTGGGCCGCTGGGTCCTGGAGCAGTCGGTGCGCCAGGCCCGCGACTGGCGAGAACGCTACGCCGCGACGACGACCGCCCCCTTGCGGATCAACGTCAACCTCTCCCCGTGCCAGCTCAGCCACCCCGGCCTGGTGCAGGACACCGTCGACATCCTGGAGGCGGAGGGTGTCGCGCCCGACGCCCTGTGCCTGGAGGTCACCGAGTCCGCGCTGATCGGCGCCGACGACGACCTGCTCAAGCCGCTGCGCCGACTGGCCGAGATGGGCGTCGACATCGCCCTGGACGACTTCGGCACCGGCTACTCCAACCTCGCCAACCTGCGCCGCCTCCCGGTGAGCATCCTCAAGCTGGACCGCTCCTTCACCCAGAGCATGCAGCAGTTCCCGGCCGACCCCGTCGACCTCAAGATCGTCGAAGGCATCGTCTCCCTGGCCCACAGCCTCGACCTCGCGGTCACGGTCGAGGGCGTGGAAACCGGCGCCCAGGCCGAACAACTCCGCATACTCGGCTGCGACACGGCCCAGGGCTGGTACTACGCCCGCCCCGGCCCCCCGGAGCGCCTCCACGAACTGGCCCTGGCCGACGCAACGCCTTAG
- a CDS encoding SAM-dependent methyltransferase, with protein sequence MERPAWAPRSIDISVPSVARIYDYYLGGSHNFEVDREAARRAMEFMPGLPKIMQANRAFMRRAVRYAAGEGITQFLDIGSGIPTYGNVHEVAQTASPGARVVYVDHDPVAVAHSQAVLEGNEDAGVVAADLRKPQDILSDPQVEQLIDLKRPVALLLVAILHFVEDVDDPYGAVAQLSDALAPGSMLVLTHASYEGIPLPPERAGGAVDVYKDLRNPLIMRSREEIARFFEGYDMVEPGLVPMPVWRPDTAPEDEDPYAFSGFAGVGMTA encoded by the coding sequence ATGGAGCGTCCCGCCTGGGCCCCACGGAGCATCGACATCTCGGTGCCGAGTGTCGCGCGGATCTACGACTACTACCTGGGCGGTTCGCACAACTTCGAGGTCGACCGGGAGGCGGCCCGCAGGGCGATGGAGTTCATGCCGGGACTGCCGAAGATCATGCAGGCGAACCGGGCGTTCATGCGCCGCGCGGTGCGCTACGCGGCCGGCGAGGGCATCACGCAGTTCCTGGACATCGGTTCGGGTATCCCCACGTACGGAAACGTCCACGAGGTGGCCCAGACGGCCAGCCCCGGCGCGCGGGTGGTCTACGTCGACCACGACCCGGTCGCCGTCGCGCACAGCCAGGCAGTTCTCGAAGGCAACGAGGACGCGGGCGTGGTCGCGGCCGATCTGCGCAAGCCCCAGGACATCCTGTCCGACCCGCAGGTGGAGCAACTGATCGACCTGAAGCGGCCGGTGGCGCTGCTGCTGGTTGCCATACTGCACTTCGTGGAGGACGTGGACGACCCGTACGGGGCGGTGGCTCAACTGAGCGACGCACTGGCGCCCGGCAGCATGCTGGTTCTGACGCATGCCTCGTACGAGGGAATCCCGCTGCCACCCGAGCGGGCGGGTGGCGCGGTCGACGTATACAAGGACCTCCGCAACCCGCTGATCATGCGCTCGCGCGAGGAGATCGCGCGGTTCTTCGAGGGGTACGACATGGTGGAACCGGGACTGGTGCCGATGCCCGTCTGGCGGCCGGACACCGCGCCGGAGGACGAGGATCCGTATGCCTTCTCCGGTTTCGCGGGCGTGGGGATGACGGCGTGA
- a CDS encoding SCO0930 family lipoprotein has translation MKTSWRSASLVASAAAVLALTTACGQESGPQSASQNVGATAPAGGYDGGTGLGTGAGTGTGTGTGAGAATDEQNAAGQAAPAGKLSVAANTELGQVLTDSAGRTLYRFDQDTAEPPKTNCEGDCATAWPPVPAGDATAGEGIDESQLGEVTRPDGTKQLTIGGWPAYRYAKDVNPGDTKGQGVGGTWYALAPDGKKASASAEDLPGLSTRNDPELGEIVIDKNGHTVYRFMKDSQWPMKTACTGECLEKWPVVAPVDEKDTKGIDLQGSTPNRGYVVFDRPDGIKQQTIDCIPIYTFAGDKKPGDTNGQGVGGTWFAIRPDGKPVGASGE, from the coding sequence ATGAAGACCTCCTGGCGGAGCGCCTCGCTCGTGGCGAGCGCCGCGGCCGTACTGGCGCTGACGACGGCGTGCGGTCAGGAAAGTGGACCGCAGTCGGCCAGTCAGAACGTGGGCGCGACGGCCCCGGCCGGCGGATACGACGGAGGCACGGGACTCGGCACCGGCGCCGGTACGGGCACGGGCACCGGAACCGGCGCGGGTGCGGCGACGGACGAGCAGAACGCCGCAGGACAGGCCGCCCCCGCGGGCAAGTTGTCGGTCGCGGCCAACACGGAACTCGGGCAGGTGCTGACCGACAGTGCCGGCCGTACCCTCTACCGGTTCGACCAGGACACGGCCGAACCGCCCAAGACCAACTGCGAGGGCGACTGCGCGACCGCCTGGCCGCCCGTCCCCGCGGGCGACGCCACCGCGGGCGAGGGCATCGACGAGTCGCAGCTCGGCGAGGTCACCCGCCCCGACGGCACCAAGCAGCTGACCATCGGCGGCTGGCCGGCGTACCGCTATGCCAAGGACGTCAACCCTGGTGACACCAAGGGCCAGGGTGTGGGCGGCACTTGGTACGCGCTGGCCCCGGACGGCAAGAAGGCCTCGGCCTCCGCGGAGGACCTGCCCGGACTGTCCACCCGTAACGACCCTGAGCTCGGCGAGATCGTCATCGACAAGAACGGCCACACGGTCTACCGCTTCATGAAGGACTCGCAGTGGCCGATGAAGACCGCGTGCACCGGCGAGTGCCTGGAGAAGTGGCCCGTCGTCGCGCCGGTCGACGAGAAGGACACCAAGGGCATCGACCTGCAGGGCTCCACGCCCAACCGGGGTTACGTCGTCTTCGACCGTCCCGACGGGATCAAGCAGCAGACCATCGACTGCATTCCGATCTACACCTTCGCCGGCGACAAGAAGCCCGGTGACACCAACGGTCAGGGCGTGGGCGGCACTTGGTTCGCCATTCGGCCCGACGGCAAGCCGGTCGGCGCGTCCGGAGAGTAA
- a CDS encoding bestrophin-like domain, giving the protein MPEWLVLTLAMLAACALVVLITLLRHRAASEDEDPSETPDVIEYMTMWIGVVYAIVLGLAIAGVWEARSVAQDHVRAEAQALHEITERVRVYPPEVRERIREDVNTYVGHVVSTEWKAMADEGKVTERGTELLDQVRASVTDYEPRSDFEAQAYQPLIDQVAEADRARHARADSTEPTMPGVVWFGLIAGAVVTVGMILALQIRRTPRELVLAVLFSALIAFLLFLIWDFDSPYSRGVTASYEPFLDLFPDAKG; this is encoded by the coding sequence TTGCCGGAATGGCTTGTTCTCACCCTCGCGATGCTGGCCGCCTGCGCCCTGGTGGTCCTCATCACCCTGCTACGGCACCGTGCGGCGTCCGAGGACGAGGATCCCTCCGAGACCCCGGACGTCATCGAGTACATGACGATGTGGATCGGCGTGGTGTACGCCATCGTGCTCGGCCTGGCCATCGCCGGGGTCTGGGAGGCGCGCAGCGTCGCCCAGGACCACGTGCGGGCGGAGGCCCAGGCGCTGCACGAGATCACGGAACGGGTCCGGGTCTATCCACCCGAGGTACGTGAGCGCATTCGGGAGGATGTCAACACCTATGTCGGACACGTCGTCAGCACCGAGTGGAAGGCGATGGCCGACGAGGGCAAGGTCACCGAGCGCGGCACCGAGCTGCTGGACCAGGTGCGCGCGAGCGTCACGGACTACGAGCCGAGGAGCGACTTCGAGGCCCAGGCCTACCAGCCGCTCATCGACCAGGTGGCGGAGGCGGACCGGGCACGCCATGCGCGCGCGGACTCGACCGAGCCGACCATGCCGGGTGTGGTGTGGTTCGGACTCATCGCCGGGGCCGTGGTCACCGTCGGGATGATTCTCGCCCTGCAGATCCGGCGCACCCCGCGCGAACTGGTCCTCGCCGTGCTGTTCTCCGCGCTGATCGCCTTCCTGCTCTTCCTGATCTGGGACTTCGACTCGCCCTACAGCCGCGGTGTCACGGCTTCGTACGAGCCGTTCCTGGATCTCTTCCCGGACGCCAAGGGCTGA